The following are encoded together in the Candidatus Rokuibacteriota bacterium genome:
- the porA gene encoding pyruvate ferredoxin oxidoreductase — protein sequence MTPMQAAARQRRMLLTGNHAAAYGALLAKPQVIPVYPITPQTPVLEKLLELAEAGELTGEMITVESEHSGMAACISASLAGARVFTATASQGIALMHEMLHFAAGARTPVVMVNVNRTLASPWGFWADQTDSLSQRDTGWMQFYCESGQEALDTVLQAYRVAESVLLPAMVVIEAMYISHTLEPVEVPEAALVAGFLPPFEPTLRLDPGQPRSVGGVTTPAQWRQNRLAMQEAMTLALGAVAEAGRLYGELTGRAYGATESYRTEDAEVVLVAAGGMAGTAREAVDRLRQAGIAAGLLRLRLFRPFPGAEIAEGLAGAARVAVVDRNCSVGSGGIFCQEVRAALSSLGQGAVPVLSYIAGLGGVNVPPERMMRIVTDALGRDGMSAGPIQAEEL from the coding sequence ATGACACCCATGCAGGCGGCCGCCCGCCAGCGGCGGATGCTGCTCACGGGCAACCACGCGGCGGCCTACGGCGCCCTTCTCGCGAAGCCCCAGGTGATTCCCGTCTACCCGATCACCCCCCAGACGCCTGTCCTCGAGAAGCTCCTGGAGCTGGCCGAGGCGGGTGAGCTCACCGGCGAGATGATCACGGTGGAGAGCGAGCACTCCGGCATGGCCGCGTGCATCTCGGCGTCCCTGGCGGGCGCGCGCGTCTTCACGGCCACGGCCTCGCAGGGCATCGCCCTCATGCACGAGATGCTCCACTTCGCGGCCGGCGCCCGGACCCCGGTGGTCATGGTGAACGTCAACCGGACCCTCGCCTCGCCGTGGGGGTTCTGGGCCGATCAGACCGACAGCCTCTCCCAGCGCGACACGGGCTGGATGCAGTTCTACTGCGAGTCGGGGCAGGAGGCGCTGGACACGGTGCTCCAGGCCTATCGCGTGGCCGAGTCCGTCCTCCTGCCGGCCATGGTGGTCATTGAGGCCATGTACATCTCCCATACGCTGGAGCCCGTGGAGGTGCCCGAGGCGGCGCTGGTGGCGGGGTTCCTGCCGCCCTTCGAGCCCACGCTGCGCCTGGATCCCGGGCAGCCACGCAGCGTGGGCGGCGTCACCACGCCGGCCCAGTGGCGGCAGAACCGACTCGCCATGCAGGAGGCCATGACGCTCGCCCTCGGCGCGGTGGCGGAGGCGGGCAGGCTGTACGGCGAGCTGACGGGCCGCGCCTACGGAGCCACCGAGAGCTACCGCACGGAGGACGCCGAGGTGGTGCTGGTGGCCGCCGGTGGCATGGCCGGCACGGCGCGCGAGGCGGTGGATCGGCTGCGCCAGGCGGGGATCGCCGCGGGGCTCCTGAGGCTGCGGCTCTTTCGCCCATTCCCTGGCGCCGAGATCGCCGAGGGGCTGGCCGGGGCGGCGCGGGTGGCCGTGGTGGACCGCAACTGCTCCGTCGGCAGTGGCGGGATCTTCTGCCAGGAGGTGCGGGCGGCGCTCAGCAGCCTGGGGCAGGGGGCAGTGCCGGTGCTCTCCTACATCGCCGGCCTGGGCGGGGTCAATGTCCCGCCCGAGCGCATGATGCGAATCGTCACGGACGCGCTCGGCCGCGACGGGATGAGCGCGGGGCCGATCCAGGCGGAAGAGCTCTGA
- a CDS encoding pyruvate synthase subunit beta, with amino-acid sequence MERFLSGHSSCPGCAVALAVRFVLRAVPDDAVVVVAPSCIGPMMGPVPLSSVTVPVFHTAFETSAAAASGLARAYRARGEQATVVCLAGDGGTFDIGLQALSGAAERNEDFVYVCFDNEAYQNTGNQKSSATPWGARTASTPGGKRTRKKELMEIIAAHRIPFAATASPAHPEDLMGKVRRAGALRGTRFLLVTCPCVPGWGIGDEASLRILRLGVESRAVPLYEIEDGTRYRITHEPAGIPVAEYLRPQARFAHLAEADIAAIQAEVDWRWEGLVERAGRRVAGGAPIGEESRA; translated from the coding sequence ATGGAGCGCTTCCTGTCCGGGCACTCCTCCTGCCCCGGCTGCGCGGTGGCCCTGGCCGTCCGCTTCGTGCTGCGGGCGGTACCGGACGACGCCGTCGTGGTGGTGGCGCCCTCGTGCATCGGCCCCATGATGGGCCCTGTGCCGCTGTCCTCCGTGACGGTGCCGGTGTTCCACACCGCCTTCGAGACCTCGGCGGCCGCCGCCTCCGGTCTGGCCCGCGCCTATCGCGCCAGGGGGGAGCAGGCCACCGTCGTTTGCCTGGCCGGCGACGGGGGAACGTTCGATATCGGGCTGCAGGCCCTGTCCGGGGCGGCCGAGCGCAACGAGGACTTCGTCTACGTCTGCTTCGACAACGAGGCCTACCAGAACACCGGCAACCAGAAGTCCTCGGCCACGCCGTGGGGAGCTCGCACGGCCTCCACTCCCGGGGGCAAACGCACGCGCAAGAAGGAGCTCATGGAGATCATCGCCGCTCACCGGATCCCCTTCGCGGCCACGGCCTCGCCGGCGCACCCCGAGGACCTGATGGGCAAGGTGAGGCGCGCGGGCGCGCTGCGGGGGACGCGCTTCCTGCTCGTCACCTGCCCCTGCGTCCCGGGCTGGGGGATTGGCGATGAGGCGTCGCTGCGGATCCTGCGCCTCGGAGTCGAGTCGCGCGCCGTGCCACTGTACGAGATCGAGGACGGGACGCGCTACCGCATCACGCACGAGCCGGCGGGGATCCCCGTGGCCGAATATCTCCGCCCCCAGGCGCGCTTCGCGCACCTGGCGGAGGCGGACATCGCCGCGATCCAGGCCGAGGTGGACTGGCGCTGGGAGGGGCTGGTGGAGCGCGCCGGCCGCAGGGTGGCCGGAGGGGCGCCCATCGGGGAGGAGTCGCGCGCATGA